Proteins from one ANME-2 cluster archaeon genomic window:
- a CDS encoding YbhB/YbcL family Raf kinase inhibitor-like protein yields the protein MKQISISSDAFKAGTSIPVKHTCDGEDRSPAFTWNTVPAGTQSIALIVDDPDAPGKTWVHCVIYNMPAGSSELPAAVPKNKTLDDDVLQGTNDFGRIGYNGPCPLPGVT from the coding sequence ATGAAACAAATCTCTATATCATCAGATGCCTTTAAAGCCGGCACCAGCATACCAGTTAAACATACCTGCGATGGGGAGGACCGCTCCCCCGCATTCACATGGAATACCGTCCCCGCAGGCACACAGTCCATCGCCCTGATAGTGGACGACCCGGACGCCCCCGGCAAAACCTGGGTCCACTGTGTGATCTACAACATGCCCGCCGGCAGCAGCGAACTACCCGCTGCGGTACCTAAGAACAAGACCCTGGACGACGACGTCCTGCAGGGTACGAACGACTTTGGCAGGATCGGCTATAACGGACCCTGCCCGCTGCCGGGTGTGACATGA